Proteins from a genomic interval of Rhipicephalus microplus isolate Deutch F79 chromosome 6, USDA_Rmic, whole genome shotgun sequence:
- the LOC142765719 gene encoding uncharacterized protein LOC142765719 isoform X1, whose translation MTKYTVSMAYWTGLIHPLRGCSRRQRMTSSSLDDRESVADETKSSDASKATSFCDTVECQRTVAFLEQQLDPTFSPCESLYDHVCTRWRERHAKSTIRRGRYSIDDAILDGYRRKLARRLHVDDKRRPFRKMRSFFLQCTRNQLTSRYELDEIRGLLELGNSPSVVALATSIVRLARIGFSPFFDVSVTGYPETFRVKLFRPASASGFVERPATGDWVTSGEPSSIRPTPKEIVKRLKLASASGFSYGQNGGLFVSGEARNKGSVPRVRGTGVKLLKQASTGFPNGLNGTWFASGEFSNERSMTEVRETIDVNLGNTSDAERTLFIVLLGRIICSEIVRSVPEADKKCSLEAGSAINPDWNYGWYKSVGVELLTMAVDRELGSLIVAESTTVVPDGNDDGSISVIDSASHRRWKADKDLRDACLNLMAMHDPYLLSYWSAITTEASQLEQLAKESIRRVAKADALALLDDLSVSYGLPAAFDDNFTALSTHLGDLYGVESESSRLLRFLANSTWKLWLGITSRGNALGTTAVISETTPSLIAVPEPVFNLTTMKDPWLRLLAAARYTPRILEAAVHRRKLAKKLMSSPFGQCASKYFTPSNEYDDGVGSTRRLEAYLGAFELAAFHTGLDIYRSGVGKRVDSVPGTDLDGDSLFLFYYVFNQCEAASSKRGTLNLNVPRHGAVSEATVRTRRNYFPRISNLLAKIILPGCEASGVQFTAGCGAVATKYDNAADNVTANSPQ comes from the coding sequence CCTGGATGACAGAGAATCGGTGGCCGATGAGACGAAATCAAGTGACGCTAGCAAAGCCACTTCATTCTGCGacacagtggaatgccagaggacggTCGCCTTCCTGGAACAGCAGTTAGACCCGACGTTCAGTCCGTGCGAGAGTCTGTACGACCACGTCTGCACGCGCTGGCGGGAGCGGCACGCCAAATCTACAATACGTCGCGGAAGGTACTCCATCGATGATGCCATCTTGGACGGCTACAGGAGAAAATTGGCTCGTCGCCTGCACGTGGACGACAAGAGGCGGCCGTTCAGGAAGATGCGCAGCTTCTTCTTGCAATGCACCCGCAACCAACTTACGTCTCGTTACGAGCTCGATGAGATCCGGGGTCTCCTGGAACTCGGCAACTCGCCCTCTGTGGTTGCCCTGGCGACCAGCATCGTGAGGCTGGCCAGGATCGGATTCTCGCCCTTCTTCGACGTGTCGGTGACCGGATACCCCGAGACCTTCCGGGTAAAACTCTTCAGACCGGCTTCTGCTTCCGGTTTTGTGGAGCGCCCTGCAACTGGCGATTGGGTCACTTCTGGTGAGCCCAGTAGCATACGACCAACGCCCAAGGAAATAGTAAAGCGGCTCAAACTGGCGTCTGCTTCCGGTTTCTCATATGGCCAGAATGGCGGCTTGTTCGTTTCCGGAGAGGCCAGGAATAAAGGATCAGTCCCCAGGGTTAGGGGTACCGGGGTGAAGCTGTTAAAACAGGCATCTACTGGTTTCCCCAATGGCCTGAATGGCACCTGGTTCGCTTCCGGTGAGTTCAGTAACGAACGATCAATGACCGAGGTCAGAGAGACCATTGACGTCAACCTCGGTAACACCAGCGATGCGGAGCGAACTCTTTTTATTGTGCTTTTGGGAAGAATAATATGCTCCGAGATCGTGCGGAGCGTCCCCGAAGCCGACAAGAAGTGCTCCCTAGAAGCGGGTTCGGCAATAAATCCCGACTGGAACTACGGTTGGTACAAGTCTGTAGGCGTGGAGCTGTTGACCATGGCCGTTGACCGTGAGCTGGGCTCGTTGATTGTGGCAGAGTCGACGACCGTTGTTCCGGATGGCAATGACGATGGCTCCATTTCGGTGATTGATTCGGCCAGTCACCGGCGCTGGAAGGCGGATAAGGACCTGCGGGACGCCTGCCTCAACCTGATGGCTATGCACGACCCATACCTTCTCTCCTACTGGAGTGCCATCACCACCGAAGCCTCGCAGCTTGAACAACTCGCTAAGGAGTCCATCCGCCGGGTCGCGAAGGCGGATGCTCTCGCCCTCTTGGACGACCTCTCCGTGTCGTACGGACTCCCGGCCGCTTTCGACGACAACTTTACGGCCCTGTCGACGCACCTGGGTGACCTGTACGGCGTCGAATCGGAAAGCTCAAGGTTGCTCAGGTTTCTCGCCAATTCGACCTGGAAGCTTTGGCTCGGTATCACGAGCCGGGGTAACGCTCTCGGCACGACCGCGGTCATATCCGAGACTACGCCGTCTCTGATCGCCGTCCCCGAACCGGTGTTCAACCTGACGACGATGAAGGACCCCTGGCTGCGACTCCTAGCCGCAGCCAGGTACACGCCGAGAATCCTGGAGGCGGCGGTCCACCGGCGTAAACTGGCCAAGAAGCTGATGTCTTCCCCGTTCGGTCAATGCGCGTCCAAGTACTTTACGCCTTCGAACGAATACGATGACGGTGTCGGTTCGACTCGGCGACTCGAGGCGTATCTGGGAGCGTTCGAACTTGCCGCTTTCCACACTGGCTTGGATATTTACCGTTCCGGAGTCGGCAAACGCGTAGACTCCGTTCCGGGCACGGACTTGGATGGGGACTCTTTGTTCCTCTTCTATTACGTGTTCAATCAATGCGAAGCGGCTTCGTCGAAAAGGGGCACTCTGAATCTAAACGTTCCTCGGCACGGCGCAGTGTCCGAAGCAACGGTGAGGACTCGCCGAAATTATTTTCCCAGGATAAGCAACCTACTCGCCAAGATCATACTGCCCGGTTGCGAAGCGTCCGGTGTCCAGTTTACTGCAGGCTGCGGTGCGGTCGCCACGAAGTACGATAATGCGGCCGATAATGTGACTGCCAACTCCCCTCAGTGA
- the LOC142765719 gene encoding uncharacterized protein LOC142765719 isoform X2, protein MTKYTMAYWTGLIHPLRGCSRRQRMTSSSLDDRESVADETKSSDASKATSFCDTVECQRTVAFLEQQLDPTFSPCESLYDHVCTRWRERHAKSTIRRGRYSIDDAILDGYRRKLARRLHVDDKRRPFRKMRSFFLQCTRNQLTSRYELDEIRGLLELGNSPSVVALATSIVRLARIGFSPFFDVSVTGYPETFRVKLFRPASASGFVERPATGDWVTSGEPSSIRPTPKEIVKRLKLASASGFSYGQNGGLFVSGEARNKGSVPRVRGTGVKLLKQASTGFPNGLNGTWFASGEFSNERSMTEVRETIDVNLGNTSDAERTLFIVLLGRIICSEIVRSVPEADKKCSLEAGSAINPDWNYGWYKSVGVELLTMAVDRELGSLIVAESTTVVPDGNDDGSISVIDSASHRRWKADKDLRDACLNLMAMHDPYLLSYWSAITTEASQLEQLAKESIRRVAKADALALLDDLSVSYGLPAAFDDNFTALSTHLGDLYGVESESSRLLRFLANSTWKLWLGITSRGNALGTTAVISETTPSLIAVPEPVFNLTTMKDPWLRLLAAARYTPRILEAAVHRRKLAKKLMSSPFGQCASKYFTPSNEYDDGVGSTRRLEAYLGAFELAAFHTGLDIYRSGVGKRVDSVPGTDLDGDSLFLFYYVFNQCEAASSKRGTLNLNVPRHGAVSEATVRTRRNYFPRISNLLAKIILPGCEASGVQFTAGCGAVATKYDNAADNVTANSPQ, encoded by the coding sequence CCTGGATGACAGAGAATCGGTGGCCGATGAGACGAAATCAAGTGACGCTAGCAAAGCCACTTCATTCTGCGacacagtggaatgccagaggacggTCGCCTTCCTGGAACAGCAGTTAGACCCGACGTTCAGTCCGTGCGAGAGTCTGTACGACCACGTCTGCACGCGCTGGCGGGAGCGGCACGCCAAATCTACAATACGTCGCGGAAGGTACTCCATCGATGATGCCATCTTGGACGGCTACAGGAGAAAATTGGCTCGTCGCCTGCACGTGGACGACAAGAGGCGGCCGTTCAGGAAGATGCGCAGCTTCTTCTTGCAATGCACCCGCAACCAACTTACGTCTCGTTACGAGCTCGATGAGATCCGGGGTCTCCTGGAACTCGGCAACTCGCCCTCTGTGGTTGCCCTGGCGACCAGCATCGTGAGGCTGGCCAGGATCGGATTCTCGCCCTTCTTCGACGTGTCGGTGACCGGATACCCCGAGACCTTCCGGGTAAAACTCTTCAGACCGGCTTCTGCTTCCGGTTTTGTGGAGCGCCCTGCAACTGGCGATTGGGTCACTTCTGGTGAGCCCAGTAGCATACGACCAACGCCCAAGGAAATAGTAAAGCGGCTCAAACTGGCGTCTGCTTCCGGTTTCTCATATGGCCAGAATGGCGGCTTGTTCGTTTCCGGAGAGGCCAGGAATAAAGGATCAGTCCCCAGGGTTAGGGGTACCGGGGTGAAGCTGTTAAAACAGGCATCTACTGGTTTCCCCAATGGCCTGAATGGCACCTGGTTCGCTTCCGGTGAGTTCAGTAACGAACGATCAATGACCGAGGTCAGAGAGACCATTGACGTCAACCTCGGTAACACCAGCGATGCGGAGCGAACTCTTTTTATTGTGCTTTTGGGAAGAATAATATGCTCCGAGATCGTGCGGAGCGTCCCCGAAGCCGACAAGAAGTGCTCCCTAGAAGCGGGTTCGGCAATAAATCCCGACTGGAACTACGGTTGGTACAAGTCTGTAGGCGTGGAGCTGTTGACCATGGCCGTTGACCGTGAGCTGGGCTCGTTGATTGTGGCAGAGTCGACGACCGTTGTTCCGGATGGCAATGACGATGGCTCCATTTCGGTGATTGATTCGGCCAGTCACCGGCGCTGGAAGGCGGATAAGGACCTGCGGGACGCCTGCCTCAACCTGATGGCTATGCACGACCCATACCTTCTCTCCTACTGGAGTGCCATCACCACCGAAGCCTCGCAGCTTGAACAACTCGCTAAGGAGTCCATCCGCCGGGTCGCGAAGGCGGATGCTCTCGCCCTCTTGGACGACCTCTCCGTGTCGTACGGACTCCCGGCCGCTTTCGACGACAACTTTACGGCCCTGTCGACGCACCTGGGTGACCTGTACGGCGTCGAATCGGAAAGCTCAAGGTTGCTCAGGTTTCTCGCCAATTCGACCTGGAAGCTTTGGCTCGGTATCACGAGCCGGGGTAACGCTCTCGGCACGACCGCGGTCATATCCGAGACTACGCCGTCTCTGATCGCCGTCCCCGAACCGGTGTTCAACCTGACGACGATGAAGGACCCCTGGCTGCGACTCCTAGCCGCAGCCAGGTACACGCCGAGAATCCTGGAGGCGGCGGTCCACCGGCGTAAACTGGCCAAGAAGCTGATGTCTTCCCCGTTCGGTCAATGCGCGTCCAAGTACTTTACGCCTTCGAACGAATACGATGACGGTGTCGGTTCGACTCGGCGACTCGAGGCGTATCTGGGAGCGTTCGAACTTGCCGCTTTCCACACTGGCTTGGATATTTACCGTTCCGGAGTCGGCAAACGCGTAGACTCCGTTCCGGGCACGGACTTGGATGGGGACTCTTTGTTCCTCTTCTATTACGTGTTCAATCAATGCGAAGCGGCTTCGTCGAAAAGGGGCACTCTGAATCTAAACGTTCCTCGGCACGGCGCAGTGTCCGAAGCAACGGTGAGGACTCGCCGAAATTATTTTCCCAGGATAAGCAACCTACTCGCCAAGATCATACTGCCCGGTTGCGAAGCGTCCGGTGTCCAGTTTACTGCAGGCTGCGGTGCGGTCGCCACGAAGTACGATAATGCGGCCGATAATGTGACTGCCAACTCCCCTCAGTGA